In one window of Leptospira sp. WS92.C1 DNA:
- a CDS encoding alpha/beta hydrolase codes for MRGNIEMKLLKWTLGIVGAFALFFVITFYSEIPDYEYKTTQLHSDFDSYYREKIKISKEKNARPGNEEKLVRFTPGNSDLSILYIHGFGASRAEGEEVTDQLAKDLKANLYYLRLPGHGTNLEDHRDATFDQILQDAETAFLESDKLGKKTILIGTSMGGLISTYLAAKYPDKVHALILASPFYDFTNPFGGLYQFSWGKGFGHLLMGKIRKSTEEQKRDPASAFWYRDQYLASVQNVSDLREFILGTDPFSKITSPVLMFYYYKSDEEQDTTASVKSMLKAFEKIQRNGKANPFNKIVRIEMGNHVLLSKYMKSDKDLILKEEKEFLKKVFP; via the coding sequence CTGAGAGGGAATATAGAAATGAAACTACTCAAGTGGACTTTGGGAATTGTAGGAGCCTTTGCTCTATTTTTCGTCATTACATTTTATTCGGAAATTCCAGACTATGAATATAAGACGACCCAACTTCATTCCGACTTTGATTCTTACTATCGCGAAAAAATAAAGATCAGCAAGGAGAAAAACGCAAGACCCGGTAACGAGGAAAAACTCGTTCGGTTTACACCGGGAAACAGCGATCTGTCGATACTTTACATTCACGGTTTTGGTGCGTCTCGAGCGGAAGGAGAAGAAGTAACGGATCAACTCGCAAAAGATTTAAAAGCCAATCTGTATTATCTGCGTCTCCCGGGACACGGAACCAACCTGGAAGATCATAGAGACGCTACTTTTGATCAGATATTGCAGGACGCGGAAACCGCTTTTTTAGAATCCGATAAATTGGGAAAAAAAACGATCCTCATCGGCACGAGTATGGGCGGTTTGATTTCAACCTATCTCGCGGCAAAATATCCGGATAAGGTTCACGCTCTGATTCTTGCTTCTCCGTTTTATGATTTTACAAATCCGTTTGGCGGACTCTATCAATTTTCCTGGGGAAAAGGTTTCGGTCATTTGCTCATGGGAAAAATCCGTAAATCTACGGAAGAACAAAAAAGAGATCCTGCGAGTGCATTTTGGTATCGGGATCAATACCTTGCTTCGGTTCAAAACGTATCGGACTTACGGGAATTTATCTTAGGAACGGATCCGTTTTCAAAAATCACATCTCCGGTTTTGATGTTCTATTACTACAAAAGCGACGAGGAACAGGATACAACCGCTTCCGTAAAATCCATGTTAAAGGCTTTTGAAAAAATTCAAAGGAATGGAAAAGCAAACCCGTTTAACAAGATTGTCCGGATTGAAATGGGGAACCACGTATTGCTTTCCAAATATATGAAAAGCGACAAGGACTTGATTTTAAAGGAAGAGAAAGAATTTCTTAAAAAGGTATTTCCTTAA
- the thiL gene encoding thiamine-phosphate kinase: MRENSKLKESDIIRILYPPGETQTDDCYLDPTEGRIYTTDTICEGTHFKIEWSGPREIAKKLVEVNVSDIAAGGGVPTKAFLNLGLSPKIAKEDWILPFSKALRETLSSYKIELCGGDTYSSPSLNLTLTLVGTTAQPWKRSGGRNGDLLYLSGSVGLSQLGYKLLNERLDVPEPLRSSALEKHLTPKARLNLALELSRNFTISSCMDVTDGLLQDLPKLANSSELGLQVFLEKIPLADSSFLNLSESLSSGEELELLFLSPEELPSTLAGISITKIGRAVNEWKGVKFLDRGIPTKFDHPGFEHF; encoded by the coding sequence TTGAGGGAAAATTCTAAATTGAAAGAATCCGATATTATCCGCATCCTTTATCCCCCCGGAGAAACACAGACTGACGACTGTTATCTGGACCCAACCGAAGGTCGGATCTACACAACGGATACAATCTGCGAAGGAACTCATTTTAAAATCGAATGGAGCGGCCCCCGGGAAATCGCCAAAAAACTGGTGGAGGTCAACGTTTCCGATATCGCAGCGGGTGGAGGAGTTCCCACAAAAGCGTTCTTAAATCTAGGACTGAGCCCTAAGATAGCAAAGGAAGACTGGATTCTTCCATTTTCGAAAGCTCTTCGTGAAACCCTTTCTTCCTACAAAATCGAACTCTGCGGCGGGGACACATACAGCTCCCCTTCCCTCAATCTCACTCTGACTCTGGTCGGAACTACGGCCCAGCCTTGGAAACGCTCCGGCGGGAGGAATGGAGATCTTCTCTATCTCTCCGGATCGGTCGGCCTTTCGCAATTAGGATATAAACTTTTAAACGAACGACTGGATGTTCCCGAACCGCTTCGGAGTTCCGCACTCGAAAAACATCTCACCCCGAAAGCCAGGTTAAATCTTGCTCTGGAACTTTCTCGAAATTTTACGATTTCATCCTGTATGGATGTGACCGACGGGCTTTTACAGGATCTTCCAAAACTTGCAAACTCTTCGGAACTGGGACTGCAAGTATTCTTGGAAAAAATTCCTTTGGCAGATTCTTCTTTTTTGAATCTGAGCGAATCTTTAAGCTCCGGAGAAGAATTAGAGCTACTTTTTCTAAGCCCTGAAGAACTTCCAAGCACGTTAGCCGGCATTTCGATTACCAAAATAGGAAGAGCCGTAAATGAATGGAAGGGTGTGAAGTTCTTAGATCGCGGAATACCGACAAAATTCGATCATCCCGGTTTTGAACATTTCTGA
- a CDS encoding YceI family protein, translating to MNRTILFYTLILLPFVAGFSQEPVKNQSCSYAYDHSSTKFGWKAFKFTEKTGVGGSFDTIEVVGTTAGNSPEKALKGLRFKIDPNTVNSGNPERDGKIKGAFFYPLKANGKIEGKVVSATLSSDKTSGKGTIQLSFNGVRKNLDVAFTIQEGTLNATGKLELADWKALSSVEALNKVCTDLHQGKDGVSKLWPDVELTISTKLKVDCK from the coding sequence ATGAACCGAACCATTCTATTCTATACTTTGATTCTACTTCCATTTGTCGCCGGATTTTCTCAGGAACCGGTTAAAAACCAGAGCTGTTCGTATGCGTACGATCATTCATCCACAAAGTTTGGATGGAAGGCGTTCAAGTTTACGGAAAAGACGGGAGTCGGTGGCTCCTTTGATACGATCGAAGTGGTCGGAACCACGGCCGGAAATTCCCCGGAAAAGGCGTTGAAAGGACTGCGATTTAAGATCGATCCGAACACTGTCAATTCCGGAAATCCGGAAAGGGACGGAAAGATCAAAGGTGCGTTTTTCTATCCTCTGAAGGCGAATGGAAAGATCGAAGGAAAGGTAGTGTCGGCTACGTTGAGTTCCGACAAAACATCCGGTAAAGGCACGATTCAACTTTCTTTCAACGGAGTTAGGAAGAACCTCGACGTAGCGTTTACGATTCAGGAAGGAACCCTGAATGCAACCGGCAAACTGGAGCTCGCGGATTGGAAGGCGCTTTCCAGCGTGGAAGCACTCAACAAAGTTTGCACCGATTTGCATCAGGGAAAGGACGGGGTTTCCAAACTTTGGCCGGATGTGGAACTTACGATTTCCACCAAGCTCAAAGTGGATTGTAAGTAG
- the rplM gene encoding 50S ribosomal protein L13, which produces MSVLSKAHKTPSLTKESAVKGWFVVDAEGKTLGRLVSGIAARLRGKHKATFTPNQDCGDNIIVINASKVKVTGNKETQKKYYHHSRYPGGMTETIFKDLIAKQPEKIIYEAVKGMLPKSKLGDKMLTHCKIFPGAEHNLQAQKPVKLEI; this is translated from the coding sequence ATGTCAGTATTATCAAAAGCACATAAAACTCCTTCTCTTACGAAAGAAAGCGCCGTAAAAGGCTGGTTCGTAGTGGATGCGGAAGGAAAAACCCTCGGAAGACTCGTTTCCGGGATCGCCGCAAGACTTCGCGGAAAACACAAAGCAACTTTTACTCCAAACCAAGATTGTGGAGACAATATCATTGTTATCAATGCTTCCAAAGTGAAAGTAACCGGTAACAAAGAAACTCAGAAAAAGTATTATCATCACTCTCGTTACCCGGGTGGGATGACTGAAACTATTTTCAAAGATCTCATCGCAAAACAACCTGAAAAGATCATTTATGAGGCTGTTAAGGGGATGCTTCCAAAAAGCAAACTCGGAGACAAGATGCTCACCCATTGCAAAATATTCCCGGGTGCTGAACACAACCTCCAGGCGCAAAAACCTGTGAAACTGGAAATCTAA
- the rpsI gene encoding 30S ribosomal protein S9 has translation MAPAKEIWAVGRRKTSVARVKIKEGSGKITVNHKDIKDYLQNRKSIIDEAVRPLTLLNVIDKYDLNLNVSGGGITGQVGAIRHALARAICRIKPEFRPAVKKEGFLTRDPRMVERKKYGLHKARRGTQFSKR, from the coding sequence ATGGCACCCGCAAAAGAAATCTGGGCAGTAGGAAGAAGAAAAACCTCCGTTGCCCGTGTAAAAATCAAAGAAGGTTCCGGTAAAATCACCGTAAACCACAAAGATATCAAAGACTATCTTCAAAACCGCAAATCTATCATTGACGAGGCGGTTCGTCCTTTAACTCTTCTGAACGTAATCGATAAGTATGATCTGAACCTAAACGTTTCCGGAGGCGGAATCACTGGACAGGTGGGAGCGATTCGTCACGCACTCGCGAGAGCGATTTGCAGAATCAAACCTGAGTTTCGTCCTGCCGTGAAAAAAGAAGGATTCCTCACTCGGGATCCAAGAATGGTGGAAAGAAAGAAATACGGTCTTCACAAAGCGAGAAGAGGAACACAGTTCTCCAAACGTTAA
- the alaS gene encoding alanine--tRNA ligase, producing the protein MKRQSVSEIREIFLNYFKDKAHSVVSSSSLLPAGDPTLLFTTAGMVQFKPFFTGAVELPYTRATSCQKCLRTTDLEVVGRTERHCTFFEMLGNFSFGDYFKEEAIEYALDCSVNHLGFDKEKIWVTVYTDDDEAEKIWLGKGIPKERITRLGKKDNFWGPAGDSGACGPCSELYLDRGVEKGGPDCAKSGTCKPGCDCDRFLEFWNIVFNQFNQDTEGNLHPLKQTGIDTGSGLERVALLLQGVDSVYDTDELRKIISFFEELSGITYSQENKTAFRVVTDHIRSVLFSISDGIYPDRTGRGYVIRRLIRRATLFGRKLNFKEPFLYKLVDQVIEIYKVRYPELAKNSASLKKTILAEEELFLKTLELGLEKIEALVQKTKSSGKTLFSGADAFLLYGTYGFPAEMTEEIVAEQGLDFDKTGFQEELEKDRQFSRESWKANKISLMTGQSADKTEFLGYDSVSGKGNIAHLFYENRSVPSLKEGQSGAVVLNQTPFYPEGGGQVGDIGFLRQGKNVFKVLDTQKENDSIIHFGEVLSGEFTTGQELDAEVEQTRRERLRFHHSGTHLLNGALRNLLGDHVLQKGSIVSPEYLRFDFSHSSALTNEEIRKIESWVNESIRKDFLVETKELAIDEAKKTGAVATFGEKYGEKVRVVQMGDASVEFCGGTHVSHTGEIGYFFIKKESSPGAGNRRIEGVCGPAVIETFQNRFAELTEAVQNLNLKIKSELGEEGKNLLITLKVPGPDEIRETLEKDGATAVTFFRDLSESIDLQVEETTSLSLKAKKSLESRDFENNSAVIEKVFSSAVDTGAAKILFAIFEDKDPNSLKGLSDNLKVREKNLLVILGSRNADNASVVITCSSELTSKGIHCGNLVKAACETLGGKGGGKPDMAQGGGKEKQNLDSAIQSAVDEAKQILTGERV; encoded by the coding sequence ATGAAACGCCAATCCGTATCGGAAATCCGTGAAATTTTCTTAAACTACTTCAAAGACAAAGCTCATAGCGTAGTTTCGTCTTCTTCCCTGCTTCCGGCCGGAGATCCGACCCTTCTCTTTACGACTGCGGGAATGGTTCAGTTCAAACCGTTCTTTACCGGAGCCGTGGAGCTTCCCTATACGAGAGCGACCTCTTGTCAGAAATGTCTTCGAACCACCGATCTCGAGGTGGTGGGAAGAACCGAAAGACATTGTACTTTTTTCGAGATGCTCGGAAATTTTAGTTTCGGAGATTATTTCAAGGAAGAAGCGATTGAATACGCACTCGATTGTTCCGTAAATCATCTGGGGTTTGACAAGGAGAAAATCTGGGTCACTGTCTACACCGACGACGATGAAGCCGAAAAAATCTGGCTGGGCAAAGGGATTCCTAAGGAGCGTATAACGCGTCTCGGAAAAAAAGACAACTTTTGGGGACCGGCCGGGGACAGTGGAGCCTGCGGTCCCTGTTCCGAACTCTATCTGGATCGAGGAGTCGAAAAGGGAGGACCGGATTGTGCCAAAAGCGGGACTTGTAAGCCGGGATGCGACTGCGATCGTTTTTTAGAATTTTGGAATATAGTATTCAATCAATTCAACCAGGACACGGAAGGAAATCTTCATCCGCTCAAACAAACCGGAATCGATACGGGCTCGGGTTTGGAACGAGTCGCGTTGTTGTTGCAAGGTGTGGATTCGGTTTATGATACTGACGAACTTCGCAAAATCATTTCCTTCTTTGAAGAATTATCCGGGATCACTTATTCTCAGGAAAACAAAACCGCCTTTAGGGTTGTGACCGATCATATCCGTTCGGTTTTGTTTTCGATCAGTGACGGAATTTATCCTGACAGAACGGGAAGGGGATACGTTATCCGCCGCTTGATTCGAAGAGCGACTCTGTTCGGAAGAAAGTTGAATTTCAAAGAACCTTTTCTTTACAAACTCGTGGATCAGGTCATCGAAATTTATAAGGTGCGTTATCCGGAACTCGCAAAGAATTCCGCATCTCTGAAAAAGACGATTCTTGCGGAAGAGGAACTCTTTCTCAAAACCTTGGAACTCGGTCTTGAAAAAATAGAGGCTCTGGTTCAAAAGACAAAATCCTCTGGGAAAACCCTATTCTCCGGCGCGGACGCATTCTTGCTTTATGGAACCTATGGTTTTCCGGCCGAGATGACCGAAGAAATCGTAGCGGAACAAGGACTTGATTTTGATAAGACCGGATTTCAGGAAGAATTGGAAAAGGACAGACAGTTCTCCAGGGAATCTTGGAAGGCCAATAAGATTTCTTTGATGACCGGGCAATCGGCCGATAAAACGGAATTTCTCGGTTACGATTCCGTATCAGGAAAAGGGAATATTGCACATTTATTTTATGAAAACAGGTCCGTCCCTTCCCTTAAAGAAGGTCAATCCGGAGCCGTTGTTTTAAATCAAACTCCGTTTTATCCGGAGGGCGGGGGACAGGTAGGTGATATCGGATTTTTGCGTCAGGGCAAAAATGTATTTAAGGTTTTAGACACTCAGAAAGAAAACGACAGTATCATTCATTTCGGAGAAGTTTTGAGCGGAGAATTTACAACCGGTCAGGAATTGGATGCGGAAGTAGAACAGACCAGAAGAGAAAGACTCAGGTTTCATCACTCTGGAACCCATCTCTTAAACGGAGCGCTACGCAATCTTCTTGGAGATCACGTCTTACAAAAAGGATCGATCGTATCTCCGGAATATCTGAGATTCGATTTTTCACATTCGTCGGCATTGACCAACGAAGAAATTCGTAAGATCGAATCCTGGGTCAACGAATCGATCCGAAAGGATTTTTTAGTAGAAACAAAAGAACTCGCGATCGACGAAGCCAAAAAGACCGGAGCCGTTGCCACCTTCGGAGAAAAATACGGAGAGAAGGTCAGAGTCGTTCAGATGGGAGACGCTTCCGTGGAATTTTGCGGGGGAACACACGTGTCTCATACCGGAGAGATCGGATATTTCTTTATCAAAAAAGAATCTTCTCCCGGAGCCGGAAACCGTCGTATCGAAGGTGTTTGCGGACCGGCGGTGATCGAAACCTTTCAGAATCGTTTTGCGGAACTTACTGAAGCCGTACAAAATCTAAATCTCAAAATTAAATCGGAGTTAGGCGAAGAAGGAAAAAATCTTCTGATCACTCTCAAGGTTCCCGGACCCGACGAAATCCGGGAAACGCTGGAAAAAGACGGTGCAACCGCGGTTACATTCTTCAGAGATTTATCAGAATCGATCGATCTTCAGGTAGAGGAGACAACTTCTCTTTCCTTAAAGGCAAAGAAAAGTTTAGAATCCAGAGATTTTGAAAACAATTCCGCTGTCATCGAAAAGGTATTTTCCTCCGCGGTGGATACGGGAGCCGCGAAAATTCTTTTTGCGATTTTTGAAGACAAGGATCCGAATTCTTTGAAGGGTCTTTCGGATAATCTCAAGGTTCGAGAAAAAAATCTTCTCGTGATTTTAGGAAGTCGCAATGCGGATAACGCGAGTGTTGTAATTACCTGTTCGTCCGAACTTACGTCCAAAGGAATCCACTGCGGGAACCTTGTAAAGGCCGCCTGTGAAACGTTAGGCGGAAAGGGAGGAGGAAAACCGGACATGGCCCAAGGCGGAGGAAAGGAAAAACAAAATCTGGATTCCGCGATTCAGTCCGCAGTCGACGAAGCAAAACAAATCTTAACCGGAGAAAGAGTATGA
- a CDS encoding YajQ family cyclic di-GMP-binding protein codes for MSDPSFDVVSEISRPELINAVTQALGEIKNRFDFKGSKSDIQLEEEQLILTSDNEGKLESVIDVLVSKMAKRGIGLKNFDFKSKIEPATGGTVRMKVKIRKGMEKEQTKEVTRVIKDSKLKVSVTIMGESVRVVGKKKDDLQEVIHLLKNSDLPFDVQFTNYK; via the coding sequence ATGAGCGATCCATCCTTTGACGTAGTTTCAGAAATCAGCAGACCCGAGTTGATCAATGCGGTCACTCAGGCGCTTGGAGAAATCAAAAATCGTTTTGATTTTAAGGGATCCAAATCCGATATCCAACTCGAAGAAGAGCAGTTGATTTTAACCTCCGATAACGAAGGCAAACTGGAAAGTGTCATCGACGTTTTGGTTTCCAAAATGGCTAAACGTGGAATCGGTTTGAAAAACTTCGATTTTAAATCCAAGATCGAACCCGCTACGGGTGGAACCGTAAGAATGAAGGTAAAAATTCGCAAGGGAATGGAAAAAGAACAAACCAAGGAAGTCACTCGAGTGATCAAGGATTCCAAGCTCAAAGTCAGCGTTACGATCATGGGAGAATCGGTTCGTGTCGTCGGAAAGAAAAAAGACGATCTTCAAGAAGTGATTCATCTTTTAAAGAATTCAGATCTTCCCTTCGACGTACAATTTACGAATTACAAATAA
- a CDS encoding lipoprotein, with protein sequence MKFFTIILSILSVLMLYQCTLASKKTVESEKSNQIKSVQEESSANPADEFIKADEGFLNGDVFQVVISSLEGTGENVQDLARKRAINLLIAEKGETFRSSDKAILKELVETKGKIVKSSGAIQGKTYFLFQIQSPGLKASLKR encoded by the coding sequence ATGAAATTCTTTACAATCATTTTATCAATTCTTTCCGTCCTGATGTTGTATCAATGCACCCTCGCTTCGAAAAAAACCGTAGAATCCGAAAAATCAAACCAAATCAAATCGGTTCAGGAAGAGTCCAGTGCAAATCCAGCGGATGAATTTATCAAAGCCGACGAAGGATTTTTAAACGGAGACGTGTTTCAGGTCGTTATCTCTTCTTTAGAAGGAACCGGGGAGAACGTTCAGGACCTCGCGCGAAAAAGAGCGATCAATCTTTTGATCGCCGAAAAAGGGGAAACATTCCGTTCTTCTGATAAAGCGATTTTGAAAGAATTGGTGGAGACCAAAGGAAAAATCGTAAAGTCCTCTGGAGCGATCCAAGGAAAAACATATTTTTTATTTCAAATTCAATCCCCCGGACTAAAGGCATCACTCAAACGTTGA
- a CDS encoding M16 family metallopeptidase: protein MKPILKSLSLFGICLSLSAASLFADVSIFSELKKSLEEKTKTFQMENGLRVLMMKREDSPTIAVYSKFLVGSADETPEIAGTAHLLEHMLFKGTKNIGTTDYEKEKPYLEQITVWGKRLDSLRIQELEMKSRGEEPSSEFKSRLEILQKRFSVLLELHRKFIISNEDNYIYSRNGGVGFNAYTSNDVTNYQILLPSNRLEIWAKLESDRLKNPILREYYTERDVVLEERRMRVENRGLGILREKYMDAAFSEEHPYRMPVIGYEKNLGFLDLEKTQTFFKKYYDPQRMVIAVVGSLDFDQTEKILRTYFGDLKKGTPQKQKKIPVGGFAGPKFVSVVHPSTPSKIIGFNKPAFPDPDDAVFSIIDTLLAEGDSGRLYKKLVIDEQIAQGVYCWNGDPGDRLSNLFSIYITNNQNADQKKVENLVQEELERLKTEPITSEELFKIKNQILAGYLRGLDDNGKLADVLSLYQLLYGDWKELLKGYEELDAVTPEDVQRVAKKYFVLENRTIAELNPPAKENTPSPK, encoded by the coding sequence ATGAAACCGATCTTAAAATCTTTATCGCTTTTTGGAATTTGTCTTAGTCTTTCGGCCGCGTCCCTTTTTGCGGATGTTTCTATTTTTTCGGAACTCAAGAAGTCTTTGGAAGAAAAAACAAAAACCTTTCAGATGGAAAACGGACTTCGGGTTCTGATGATGAAACGGGAGGACTCTCCCACGATTGCGGTCTATTCCAAATTTTTAGTGGGTTCTGCGGATGAAACTCCCGAGATCGCGGGGACGGCTCATCTTTTAGAGCATATGCTCTTTAAGGGAACAAAGAACATAGGAACCACCGATTACGAAAAGGAAAAACCGTATCTGGAACAAATTACGGTTTGGGGAAAACGTCTGGATTCTCTTCGGATTCAGGAATTGGAAATGAAGTCGAGAGGAGAAGAACCTTCTTCGGAATTCAAAAGCCGATTGGAAATCTTACAAAAACGATTTTCCGTGCTTTTGGAACTGCATCGTAAATTCATCATTTCTAATGAAGATAATTATATCTACTCCAGAAACGGAGGAGTCGGGTTTAACGCATACACTTCGAACGACGTTACCAATTATCAGATTCTTCTTCCTTCGAATCGTTTGGAGATCTGGGCAAAATTGGAATCGGATCGATTAAAAAATCCTATATTAAGAGAATATTATACGGAAAGAGACGTGGTTTTGGAAGAACGAAGAATGCGCGTGGAAAACAGAGGGCTCGGAATTCTCAGAGAAAAATATATGGACGCCGCATTTTCGGAAGAACATCCGTATCGTATGCCTGTGATCGGCTATGAAAAAAATCTCGGGTTCCTGGATTTGGAAAAGACACAGACGTTTTTTAAAAAATACTACGATCCTCAGAGGATGGTAATCGCGGTCGTAGGATCTTTGGACTTTGATCAAACTGAAAAAATTCTCCGCACCTACTTCGGAGACTTAAAAAAGGGGACTCCTCAAAAACAAAAAAAAATTCCCGTGGGCGGATTTGCGGGACCCAAATTTGTTTCCGTCGTTCATCCGAGCACACCTTCTAAAATCATCGGATTTAACAAACCGGCGTTTCCGGATCCGGACGACGCGGTTTTTAGCATCATTGACACTCTTTTGGCGGAAGGGGATTCAGGAAGACTTTATAAGAAATTGGTAATCGATGAACAGATCGCCCAAGGTGTTTATTGCTGGAACGGCGATCCGGGTGACAGACTTTCCAATTTGTTTTCGATTTATATTACGAACAATCAAAACGCGGATCAAAAAAAAGTGGAGAATCTTGTGCAGGAAGAATTGGAACGTTTGAAAACGGAGCCGATCACTTCCGAAGAACTTTTTAAGATTAAGAATCAAATCCTCGCCGGATATCTGAGAGGTTTGGACGATAACGGAAAACTCGCCGATGTTCTTTCTTTGTATCAGCTTTTATACGGGGATTGGAAGGAGCTTTTGAAAGGTTATGAGGAATTGGATGCGGTCACGCCCGAAGATGTTCAGAGAGTCGCAAAAAAATATTTTGTTCTCGAAAACAGAACGATTGCCGAGCTAAACCCTCCCGCAAAGGAAAACACCCCATCTCCGAAATAA
- a CDS encoding M16 family metallopeptidase, whose product MKQYIQKFYYSLILMIAAFTSLSGAPGDFVKNVKIPPLSFEFPEVQTFESGKGTDVYFLPGEEFPLRNLEIHIYSGILSNPSLAPEVPDLFVEAWKHGGIPSAPGNQFLQLLEGYGAKLNTDANSDKIVLSISYLSRFEKEIVPLLKEFLSTPLLNEEGFAVAKLKLEEAIKRRNDKIPDIAYRKTAELLYKGTVLGKSAELDSLSQIKPTDLKEYFDTIVSTSRRAVLLTGDLQRKQAEPLIASILPNRDSVRLTAPVVLNTQSLKKNLDSLSFQILGVDKDATQSIVLMAGILPPHKDSDFYAIQIVNYIIGGGGFSSYFMQKIRSDRGLAYSASSSTYFEKDYGVVYFTTQTKTSTTKEVYDLMREILSEETVSKIKEEELESAKQSIVNRFIFQFADKMGILHNTLRFKEHDMPSDYLKKYRDKIQAVTLSDLKRVGKKYFVSSSVKTILTGPKGITKGLNEVVKSISPEERIP is encoded by the coding sequence ATGAAACAGTATATTCAAAAATTCTATTATTCTTTAATTCTTATGATTGCGGCTTTTACTTCCTTGTCCGGAGCACCGGGGGATTTTGTAAAAAACGTAAAAATTCCCCCTTTGAGTTTTGAATTTCCGGAAGTGCAGACTTTTGAATCCGGAAAAGGAACGGATGTTTACTTTTTACCGGGGGAAGAATTTCCGCTTCGAAATTTGGAGATTCATATCTATTCCGGGATTCTTTCCAATCCGTCTTTGGCGCCCGAAGTTCCCGATCTTTTTGTCGAAGCCTGGAAACACGGAGGAATTCCTTCCGCACCCGGAAATCAATTTTTGCAGTTGCTGGAAGGTTATGGAGCGAAACTGAATACGGACGCAAACTCGGATAAGATCGTTCTTTCGATTTCGTATCTGTCCCGTTTTGAAAAGGAAATCGTTCCCCTTTTAAAGGAATTTTTATCAACTCCGTTGTTAAACGAAGAAGGGTTCGCGGTCGCAAAACTCAAACTCGAGGAAGCGATCAAACGAAGAAATGATAAAATTCCCGATATCGCATATCGTAAGACCGCGGAACTTTTGTATAAGGGAACCGTTCTTGGTAAAAGCGCCGAACTTGATTCTCTCTCTCAGATCAAACCTACCGACTTGAAGGAATATTTTGATACGATCGTTTCCACTTCTCGGAGGGCGGTTCTACTTACCGGAGATCTTCAGAGAAAACAAGCAGAACCCTTGATCGCTTCGATTCTTCCGAATCGGGATTCGGTTCGTTTGACAGCCCCCGTTGTTTTAAACACGCAAAGTCTTAAGAAGAATTTGGATTCTCTTTCGTTTCAGATATTAGGCGTGGATAAGGACGCGACTCAGAGTATCGTTTTGATGGCCGGAATTTTGCCTCCTCATAAGGATTCCGATTTTTATGCGATTCAGATCGTGAACTATATCATCGGAGGAGGGGGTTTTAGCTCCTACTTTATGCAGAAAATTCGTTCCGATCGAGGACTTGCGTATTCCGCGAGCAGTTCCACTTATTTTGAAAAAGACTATGGGGTCGTTTACTTTACGACTCAGACAAAAACTTCCACAACCAAGGAAGTCTACGATTTGATGCGGGAAATTCTCAGTGAAGAAACCGTTTCCAAAATCAAGGAAGAAGAGTTGGAATCCGCAAAACAATCCATCGTAAACCGATTTATTTTTCAGTTTGCGGATAAGATGGGAATTCTTCATAACACTCTTCGGTTTAAAGAACACGATATGCCTTCCGATTATCTCAAAAAATATCGGGATAAGATCCAGGCGGTCACTCTTTCCGATCTAAAAAGAGTGGGGAAAAAATATTTTGTGAGTTCCTCGGTAAAAACGATTCTTACGGGTCCGAAAGGAATCACAAAAGGATTGAATGAGGTCGTGAAGTCGATTTCTCCGGAAGAACGGATTCCCTAA